In Treponema sp. OMZ 798, the following proteins share a genomic window:
- the dnaE gene encoding DNA polymerase III subunit alpha has translation MAVDFVHLHVHSDFSLLDGAASVKGLAAKAEQLGQTALALTDHGNMFGVINFYNACKEKNIKPIIGCEFYVAPESRFEKKETPGGKKYYHLILLAKNETGYRNLMFLCSRGYTEGMYYKPRIDDEILAQHSEGLICLSACLAGELPVLLLNGEKEKAESHVRKYREIFGAENYFIELQDHGLKEEKKASKLLIEMARKVGVPLVLTNDIHYIEQKDYIAQDILMCIGMKKLRTDTNRMQFEGSEFYFKSGEEMAKLFPEYPEAILNTVRIAEMCNLEIPQPGPILPIYKIPEDFSSKEDYIRHLAEEGLKKRYPVITDEIKERLNYELDIVIKMDFVGYFLIVWDFINWAKNNGVPVGPGRGSGAGSILAYSLRITDIDPLKYNLLFERFLNPERVSMPDFDVDFCFERRQEVIEYVRQKYGDENVGQIITFGTLKPKAVVKDVGRVLNIPLADVNAITKLIPPKPLTDGVKEVTLKYAVDVVPELKEMAEDPQYKELFEISIALEGRNRNSSLHAAGIVIGKTVLTDYVPLYKDSKTGKVATQFTMDLIENCGLVKMDFLGLKTLTLIKHTEDLIHKRGKEWEKFSVADIDYSDKETFKMLSDGLAAAVFQFESQGMQNILKRAKPSKMEDLIALNALYRPGPMDYINQFIESKFDNSKIKYPDPCLEDILAETYGVIVYQEQVMQVAQRIAGYSLGQADILRRAMGKKKIEVMKTEKEKFIKGAEAKGFSKEDADRIFEILIPFAGYGFNKSHAAAYSVLAFQTAYLKAHFPAEFMAANLTNEITSTDKLPEYIAEAEKMGLKILPPHVNSSDPYFSVSPDGNIIFGLLGIKGVGMQAAHELAEEREKNGRYKSLIDFLERNDLHTQNKRNLEVMIKTGCFDGLGQERSTLMVNLDGAVAYVSQKKENMSTGQGSLFEGSGIKEFSDFVFEKIEEFPKKEKLRLEKELMGFYISGHPLDEYRKVIDNSATLDISHLARATSKKRYVLVGMLTGVRQHQTKKGAMMGFGAFEDLNGTIDLVFFPKTWEKYRAVLLPETVCGFAGSIDNSDGESHSFLVDDVLEIDKLQQKALSEVHIELDENITSAKELTGLKDFLYERSGNCDVYIHAKDEDKAYIIKASPQIRIPSTPEFIEELSMQFGVEQIWLE, from the coding sequence ATGGCTGTCGATTTTGTTCATCTTCATGTTCATTCGGATTTTTCTCTTTTGGACGGAGCCGCTTCGGTTAAAGGGCTTGCGGCAAAGGCCGAGCAGCTGGGGCAGACTGCCCTTGCTTTGACCGATCACGGCAATATGTTCGGCGTTATAAATTTTTATAATGCCTGTAAAGAAAAAAATATAAAGCCCATAATCGGCTGCGAGTTCTATGTTGCTCCCGAAAGCCGATTTGAAAAAAAAGAAACTCCGGGCGGAAAAAAATACTATCACCTGATTTTATTGGCAAAGAACGAAACCGGTTACCGCAACTTAATGTTTCTTTGTTCCAGAGGATATACCGAGGGCATGTATTATAAGCCCCGCATAGACGATGAAATTTTGGCACAGCACTCCGAAGGGCTTATATGCTTGTCGGCCTGTCTTGCAGGAGAGCTTCCTGTTCTTTTACTAAACGGAGAAAAGGAAAAGGCCGAGTCCCATGTACGCAAATACCGTGAAATTTTCGGTGCCGAAAACTATTTTATAGAGCTTCAAGACCATGGGCTAAAGGAAGAAAAAAAGGCTTCCAAGCTTTTAATTGAAATGGCCCGCAAGGTCGGCGTTCCCTTGGTTCTAACCAACGACATTCACTATATAGAACAAAAAGATTATATAGCTCAAGATATCTTGATGTGTATCGGAATGAAAAAACTCAGAACCGATACCAACCGCATGCAGTTTGAGGGAAGCGAATTTTATTTTAAGTCGGGAGAAGAAATGGCTAAGCTCTTCCCCGAATATCCCGAAGCAATTTTGAACACTGTCCGCATTGCCGAAATGTGCAATCTGGAAATTCCCCAGCCCGGTCCCATTCTTCCGATATACAAAATCCCTGAAGACTTCAGCTCAAAAGAAGACTATATCCGGCACTTGGCTGAAGAAGGCTTAAAAAAGCGTTATCCGGTTATTACCGATGAAATCAAGGAAAGGCTTAACTACGAGCTCGATATAGTTATAAAGATGGACTTTGTCGGCTATTTTTTAATTGTTTGGGATTTTATAAATTGGGCAAAAAATAACGGCGTCCCTGTAGGTCCGGGGCGCGGCTCCGGAGCGGGCTCAATCCTTGCATACTCTTTGAGGATTACCGATATAGATCCCCTAAAGTACAACCTCCTTTTTGAGCGCTTTTTAAATCCCGAAAGGGTTTCAATGCCCGACTTCGATGTAGACTTTTGCTTCGAAAGACGGCAGGAGGTAATAGAGTATGTTCGTCAAAAATACGGAGATGAAAACGTTGGTCAAATCATTACCTTCGGAACCTTAAAGCCCAAGGCCGTAGTAAAAGATGTCGGCCGCGTTTTAAACATTCCGCTTGCCGATGTAAACGCCATTACAAAGCTCATACCGCCCAAACCCTTAACTGACGGTGTAAAAGAGGTTACCTTAAAATATGCTGTTGATGTAGTTCCCGAATTAAAAGAAATGGCAGAAGACCCGCAATACAAGGAGCTTTTTGAAATAAGCATTGCTCTTGAAGGGCGTAACAGAAACTCCAGCCTTCATGCGGCAGGCATAGTTATAGGTAAAACGGTCTTAACCGATTATGTTCCGCTTTATAAGGACTCAAAGACGGGAAAGGTTGCGACACAGTTTACAATGGACTTAATTGAAAACTGCGGTCTTGTAAAGATGGACTTCTTAGGCTTAAAAACCTTAACCCTTATAAAACATACCGAAGACCTTATCCATAAAAGAGGAAAAGAGTGGGAAAAATTCTCTGTCGCCGATATAGACTATTCCGATAAGGAAACTTTTAAAATGCTTAGTGATGGATTGGCTGCTGCAGTATTTCAGTTTGAAAGTCAGGGTATGCAAAATATTTTAAAGCGGGCAAAGCCTTCAAAAATGGAAGACTTAATCGCTTTAAACGCCTTGTACCGTCCCGGGCCTATGGATTATATCAATCAGTTTATCGAATCAAAATTCGATAATTCAAAAATAAAATATCCTGACCCATGCCTTGAAGACATCCTAGCCGAAACCTACGGCGTTATCGTTTATCAGGAACAGGTTATGCAGGTTGCCCAAAGAATAGCTGGCTACTCCCTCGGCCAAGCCGATATTCTCCGCCGTGCTATGGGAAAGAAAAAAATCGAGGTTATGAAAACCGAAAAAGAGAAATTTATTAAGGGTGCAGAAGCGAAAGGTTTTAGTAAGGAAGATGCAGATAGAATCTTTGAAATCCTTATTCCCTTTGCAGGCTATGGTTTTAATAAGAGTCATGCAGCAGCCTATTCGGTTTTAGCCTTTCAGACGGCTTATTTAAAGGCTCATTTTCCTGCAGAATTTATGGCTGCTAACTTAACCAACGAAATTACCTCGACCGATAAACTTCCCGAATATATTGCCGAAGCCGAAAAGATGGGGCTTAAAATTCTTCCGCCCCATGTCAATTCTTCCGATCCTTATTTTAGCGTTTCACCCGACGGGAATATTATTTTCGGTCTTTTGGGTATAAAGGGTGTCGGAATGCAGGCTGCCCATGAGCTTGCAGAAGAGCGCGAAAAAAACGGAAGGTATAAGTCCCTTATCGATTTTTTGGAGAGGAACGATCTTCATACTCAAAACAAGCGTAACCTTGAAGTTATGATTAAAACCGGCTGCTTTGACGGTTTGGGGCAGGAGCGCTCTACCTTGATGGTAAACTTAGACGGTGCAGTTGCCTATGTTTCTCAAAAGAAGGAAAACATGAGCACGGGACAGGGCAGCCTTTTTGAAGGCTCCGGCATAAAAGAGTTTTCGGACTTTGTTTTTGAAAAAATCGAAGAGTTCCCCAAAAAGGAAAAACTCCGGCTCGAAAAAGAATTGATGGGCTTTTATATTTCAGGGCACCCCTTGGATGAGTACCGCAAGGTGATAGATAATTCGGCCACTTTGGATATTTCGCATCTTGCCCGCGCTACCTCAAAAAAGAGATATGTTCTTGTGGGTATGCTTACAGGTGTCAGGCAGCATCAAACAAAAAAAGGCGCAATGATGGGCTTCGGCGCTTTTGAAGACTTAAACGGAACAATCGATTTAGTCTTCTTTCCGAAAACTTGGGAAAAGTACAGAGCTGTCCTTTTGCCTGAAACCGTATGCGGTTTTGCAGGGTCTATCGACAACAGTGACGGAGAATCCCATTCCTTCTTGGTGGACGATGTTTTGGAAATTGATAAATTACAGCAAAAGGCTTTAAGCGAGGTTCATATTGAGCTTGATGAAAATATAACGTCGGCAAAGGAATTGACCGGCTTAAAGGATTTTTTGTATGAGCGCTCAGGGAATTGCGATGTTTATATTCACGCAAAAGATGAGGATAAGGCTTATATAATTAAGGCATCGCCTCAAATTAGAATTCCTTCAACTCCTGAATTTATTGAAGAGTTAAGCATGCAGTTTGGGGTTGAGCAAATTTGGCTTGAATAA
- a CDS encoding ABC transporter ATP-binding protein translates to MQNLKRLLSYAKGQSRLYVLALIFTLFSQVIVAMQPQLIRITIDSVIGGAPLPSGLISRLVALFKDHLNGTSGLVAMASLVVTFSLVRGLFTFGRINIASIATERSIKTLRNRLYNHIQLLPYSYHSKAETGDLIQRCTSDVETIRLALYSQIMDTISAVFLIIYTIYLMAQLNTKLMLISFCIMPLTFFSSVIFFKRIQRQFKKATEYEASMTTAVQENLTGIRVVKAFTRHQYEIEKFIKRSERYRNQNLKINNSFAAFWAFSDFLSIAQVFGIIIYGSMLAYRNEITAGDLVAFISYTGMLIWPVRRLGRIISNIGKSFVSANRIETILNEKAEDIFPTNEKPEIKGNIVFDSVSFSYPETQNQKILDNVSFSVKSGQTLAILGPTGSGKSSLVHLLARLYEYDSGSIKMDGRELNTIDKGWIRSQVGLILQEPFLYGRTIMENLKLAVPDVSDSSARHYSKVASLDDEINKFEKGYETLVGERGVSLSGGQKQRLAIARTLIKDSPVLIFDDSLSAVDTQTDISIRSALKEEKGNKTMIIISHRISTICDADNIIVLEDGKISQEGTHEQLIAQEGLYKRIYDIQSAVVR, encoded by the coding sequence ATGCAAAATTTAAAAAGACTTCTATCATATGCAAAAGGACAAAGCCGGCTTTATGTGCTTGCCCTTATTTTTACGCTTTTTTCACAAGTAATTGTTGCTATGCAGCCACAGTTAATCCGAATTACAATAGACTCGGTAATAGGCGGCGCTCCCCTGCCTTCAGGCTTAATATCCCGATTGGTTGCCTTGTTTAAAGATCACTTAAACGGAACAAGCGGGCTAGTTGCAATGGCCTCACTGGTAGTTACCTTTTCTCTGGTTAGAGGGCTTTTTACGTTCGGCCGAATAAATATAGCCAGTATCGCAACCGAACGTTCAATAAAGACTCTTAGAAACAGGCTGTACAATCATATCCAGCTTCTTCCTTATTCTTATCATTCAAAGGCGGAAACGGGAGACTTGATTCAGCGCTGTACCTCCGATGTCGAAACCATCCGTTTGGCCCTGTATTCCCAGATAATGGACACTATAAGTGCCGTGTTTTTGATAATTTATACTATTTACCTGATGGCCCAATTAAACACAAAGCTGATGCTTATCTCTTTTTGCATTATGCCTTTAACATTTTTTTCGTCGGTTATATTCTTTAAAAGAATTCAAAGACAGTTTAAAAAGGCGACAGAGTATGAAGCCTCGATGACTACAGCCGTGCAAGAAAATTTAACGGGCATCCGTGTCGTAAAGGCTTTTACCCGCCATCAATACGAAATAGAAAAATTCATTAAGCGTAGTGAAAGATACCGAAATCAAAATTTAAAGATAAACAACAGCTTTGCCGCCTTTTGGGCTTTTTCCGATTTTCTTTCGATAGCCCAAGTTTTCGGAATAATCATTTATGGAAGTATGCTTGCCTACCGTAATGAGATAACGGCCGGCGATCTAGTCGCATTCATCTCTTATACGGGAATGTTAATCTGGCCTGTCCGCCGCTTAGGCCGAATCATAAGCAATATAGGAAAATCCTTTGTTTCGGCAAACCGTATTGAAACTATTTTAAATGAAAAGGCTGAAGATATTTTTCCGACAAACGAAAAACCCGAAATTAAGGGAAACATAGTTTTTGATTCCGTTTCGTTTTCATATCCTGAAACACAAAACCAAAAGATACTCGACAATGTTTCTTTTAGTGTCAAAAGCGGGCAGACCCTTGCTATTCTGGGACCGACAGGCTCGGGAAAAAGCTCCCTTGTGCATTTGCTTGCCCGGCTTTATGAGTATGATTCGGGTTCCATCAAAATGGACGGAAGAGAATTAAACACTATCGACAAGGGCTGGATAAGGTCGCAGGTAGGGCTGATATTACAGGAGCCTTTTTTGTACGGCAGAACTATTATGGAAAACCTTAAATTGGCAGTACCCGATGTTTCCGATTCTTCTGCCCGTCACTACTCAAAGGTAGCTTCATTGGACGATGAAATAAATAAGTTTGAAAAAGGCTATGAAACCTTGGTCGGCGAGCGGGGCGTTTCCTTATCGGGAGGCCAAAAACAAAGGCTTGCAATAGCCAGAACCCTCATCAAAGATTCTCCCGTGCTCATCTTTGATGATTCTCTTTCGGCTGTAGATACCCAAACGGACATAAGCATCCGTTCCGCATTAAAAGAAGAAAAGGGAAATAAAACTATGATTATAATTTCGCATAGAATTTCAACTATTTGCGATGCAGACAATATAATAGTTTTAGAAGACGGAAAGATAAGCCAAGAAGGAACCCATGAACAGCTGATAGCCCAAGAAGGTTTATACAAGAGAATTTACGATATTCAAAGTGCGGTAGTACGATAA
- a CDS encoding ABC transporter ATP-binding protein, producing the protein MEDFDIDKNNEKFKSGVWKKVVKEFGYFKELLVPGVLLGGFIGALDVVQPKMTKYVIDTFVKGRDLSNFNAVIIFTGVFLLISAAATFLFIKFVGHLEIKMCHRLRTKCFTKLQSLSLSFYDKNAVGWLMSRMSSDINKLSGIVAWGVTDLFWGFCMMMTVIVVMFGDSPSLALIGLMTLPIIVIFSIYLRGKILKAQRRVRKINSQLTASYNEDIQGAKTTKTLVREELNAKEFVSKTEEMKTASIRGILISSVLMPTVQLIGAVGTALMVIYGGMSVVSGAITIGLLVAFFSYVTQFNAPLAEAADLFAEFISAQAAAERIFGLLEEESEIKDKEEVIKKYGTALCPTDEKRPSINGSVKFEDVSFWYKEGEPVLSGFDLKVEEGQTIALVGATGAGKSTIVNLFCRFYEPKSGRILVDGIDYTDMPESWIHENLGYVLQSPHLFSGTIAENIRYGKLDASDEEIIEAAKLVDAHDFIVKMEKGYDTEVGEGGSLLSTGQKQLISFARTLVRNPRLFVLDEATSSIDTETEQKIQKAITTVLSGRTSFVVAHRLSTIRNADKIIVVEDGKMIECGSHDELMEKKGHYYELYTHQFINEEQRSLNIKS; encoded by the coding sequence ATGGAAGATTTTGATATAGATAAAAATAACGAAAAATTTAAAAGCGGAGTTTGGAAGAAGGTCGTAAAAGAATTTGGTTATTTTAAGGAACTGCTGGTGCCGGGTGTTCTTTTGGGCGGTTTTATAGGGGCCTTGGATGTTGTACAGCCCAAGATGACTAAATATGTAATAGACACCTTTGTAAAGGGGCGGGATTTAAGTAATTTTAATGCCGTAATTATTTTTACGGGAGTATTCTTGTTGATTTCGGCGGCTGCTACCTTTTTATTTATAAAATTTGTAGGCCATTTGGAAATAAAAATGTGTCACCGCCTTAGAACAAAGTGTTTTACAAAATTGCAGTCCCTTTCCCTTTCATTTTACGATAAAAATGCCGTCGGCTGGCTTATGTCGAGAATGTCTTCCGATATAAACAAATTGTCAGGCATTGTTGCATGGGGAGTAACCGATCTCTTTTGGGGCTTTTGTATGATGATGACTGTGATAGTTGTGATGTTTGGCGACAGCCCGAGTCTCGCCCTCATAGGCTTAATGACCCTCCCCATAATCGTCATTTTCAGTATCTATCTGCGGGGAAAAATTTTAAAAGCCCAAAGACGGGTGCGTAAGATAAATTCTCAGTTGACGGCCTCCTACAATGAAGATATCCAAGGTGCTAAAACAACCAAGACCCTTGTGAGAGAAGAATTAAATGCAAAGGAGTTTGTGTCTAAAACCGAAGAGATGAAAACCGCCTCTATCAGGGGTATCTTAATTTCTTCTGTTCTTATGCCGACCGTTCAACTAATCGGTGCTGTAGGCACAGCCCTCATGGTCATTTATGGAGGAATGTCTGTTGTTTCGGGTGCCATCACAATAGGCTTACTCGTTGCATTTTTTTCTTATGTTACGCAGTTTAACGCTCCCTTGGCGGAAGCAGCCGACCTCTTTGCAGAATTTATTTCGGCTCAGGCAGCCGCCGAACGCATCTTCGGGCTTCTTGAAGAGGAGTCCGAGATTAAGGACAAGGAAGAAGTGATCAAAAAATACGGCACCGCCCTTTGTCCCACAGACGAAAAAAGGCCTTCTATTAACGGAAGTGTAAAATTTGAGGATGTTTCTTTTTGGTATAAGGAGGGAGAACCGGTGTTAAGCGGTTTTGACCTAAAGGTTGAAGAGGGGCAGACCATAGCCTTGGTCGGAGCTACGGGAGCCGGAAAATCCACCATCGTCAATCTTTTTTGCCGGTTTTATGAGCCTAAGAGCGGCCGTATCCTTGTGGACGGCATAGACTATACCGATATGCCGGAAAGCTGGATTCACGAAAACCTAGGCTATGTGCTTCAGTCTCCCCATCTTTTTTCGGGAACGATTGCAGAAAATATCAGGTACGGAAAATTGGATGCAAGCGATGAAGAAATTATCGAAGCCGCAAAACTTGTCGATGCCCATGATTTTATAGTAAAAATGGAAAAGGGTTATGACACGGAGGTCGGCGAGGGCGGAAGCCTTCTTTCCACGGGCCAAAAGCAGCTTATTTCTTTTGCCCGCACCTTGGTAAGAAATCCTCGCCTCTTCGTTTTGGATGAAGCTACTTCTTCTATCGATACCGAAACCGAGCAAAAAATTCAAAAGGCCATCACAACCGTTTTATCGGGGCGTACCTCCTTTGTTGTTGCCCATAGATTATCGACAATAAGAAATGCAGATAAGATAATAGTTGTTGAGGACGGAAAGATGATTGAATGCGGCAGCCACGATGAGCTGATGGAGAAAAAAGGCCATTATTACGAGCTTTATACCCATCAGTTTATCAATGAAGAGCAAAGGTCGCTCAATATAAAGAGCTAA
- a CDS encoding PspC domain-containing protein, whose product MKKRLYKSSRDKKILGVCAGLAEYLGVDPVLIRLLWILFALFVGSGVIVYIIAAVIMPYDTEVKDDDETYEYAPRD is encoded by the coding sequence ATGAAAAAGAGATTATACAAATCATCACGGGATAAAAAAATTTTGGGAGTTTGTGCAGGGCTTGCCGAGTATCTGGGTGTTGATCCTGTTTTAATAAGACTCCTATGGATTCTATTTGCCTTATTTGTGGGCTCCGGAGTTATTGTTTATATAATAGCAGCTGTCATCATGCCCTATGATACGGAAGTTAAGGATGATGATGAAACATATGAATATGCTCCGCGTGATTGA
- a CDS encoding YggT family protein, whose product MIASLFNTLGFVVKIYSYLCIIYIFLSWFGSHSRGGFLYEICNPYLSRFRRFKFTQIGMVDFSPILAIGILSLFANILFQIADTRTFSVLRIVLNLVGIVWSFFSFLLNFFIIILIIRLVLDFSENYRQGNFADMLDRFLSPVFVRVHKLSGGKFMSLRKQIIVCLIVLILVRFLLGAFIGSLGVMFTYFRFV is encoded by the coding sequence ATGATAGCATCACTTTTTAACACATTGGGTTTTGTAGTAAAGATTTATTCTTATCTTTGTATTATTTATATTTTTCTTTCATGGTTCGGTTCCCATTCAAGAGGCGGCTTTCTTTATGAAATTTGTAATCCTTATTTAAGCCGGTTTAGAAGATTTAAATTTACTCAAATCGGAATGGTGGATTTTTCTCCTATTTTGGCTATCGGTATTTTGTCTCTTTTTGCTAATATACTTTTTCAGATTGCAGATACAAGAACTTTTTCTGTATTAAGGATTGTACTAAACCTTGTGGGTATAGTTTGGTCGTTTTTTTCTTTCTTGCTCAATTTCTTTATTATCATATTGATAATCAGGCTGGTTCTTGATTTTTCCGAAAACTACCGCCAAGGTAATTTTGCTGATATGCTCGATAGGTTTTTGTCCCCTGTTTTTGTTAGAGTTCATAAATTATCCGGCGGAAAATTTATGAGTCTGAGAAAACAGATTATCGTATGTTTAATAGTTTTAATTCTTGTGCGCTTTTTACTGGGAGCCTTCATAGGATCCTTGGGTGTAATGTTTACCTACTTTAGGTTTGTATAA
- a CDS encoding DUF5312 domain-containing protein, translated as MERSLSTFDQLVKSLSTEETQSLLESIQRSMEEFSGEAQPEERDSLSERIREHQSAGISSEPFLIRLWLSIRSFLRSIPLKVIYSEELLKRMAKNLKRSAGAYINIHQNIYTGVFYTELKNLRKTQLFFTSLLSAYDSGKGSFYMLVSSFVAPATYERLMKETNPFSIKIGSEVSSNIRTGFLRKIDSVFSNLTDEEKSEMYQCAQAIEWMKSFCSLALDKTLLRFNVISDSNATCQALTIQPEMEVLSSILYSKKNIPHNLLQALFLMHAQETIIDDDSRMVREADEFIKDAIEALGAIRIFLKQVPLLDITRYIKKDINWMPYKLTGGEDWFIYFKQAWYERFNQKWSTWSYEQKKFNIKVQMINLLKVGDLESMKFCPWRNLWVECKFKKELPFLFLKTFFYAFYNERLSETLKTILVEGNFYRHENLNEYTTSYNVLEHRKGEFEKFENRLSPTGDIGSTFAKIRAEKTATLKNKNQIEGLMHTVESEAKQLITSSIDALKSIELILTGILGGGKTSLYATITNWAVIAGVNNSRFREEVAAVKEQIHTSINLLSLAEKLEAEAR; from the coding sequence ATGGAAAGAAGTCTGTCAACATTTGATCAATTAGTAAAATCATTATCCACAGAAGAAACGCAAAGTTTACTCGAAAGCATTCAGCGCAGTATGGAAGAATTCAGCGGTGAAGCACAACCGGAAGAAAGGGACAGCCTTTCGGAGAGAATAAGAGAACACCAAAGTGCAGGCATATCAAGCGAGCCCTTTTTGATACGTTTATGGCTTTCCATAAGATCCTTCTTACGCTCCATCCCTTTAAAAGTAATATATAGTGAAGAACTTTTAAAGAGAATGGCAAAAAACCTTAAAAGATCGGCCGGCGCATATATTAATATACATCAAAATATCTATACAGGCGTATTTTACACGGAATTAAAAAATTTACGAAAAACACAATTGTTTTTTACCTCTCTTCTTTCCGCATATGACTCTGGGAAGGGCTCTTTCTATATGCTGGTAAGCTCCTTTGTTGCTCCCGCAACATATGAGAGACTTATGAAAGAAACAAATCCTTTTTCAATTAAGATAGGCTCGGAAGTTTCCTCAAACATAAGAACAGGCTTTTTAAGAAAAATAGATTCGGTTTTTTCAAATTTAACCGATGAAGAAAAAAGTGAAATGTACCAATGTGCGCAGGCCATAGAATGGATGAAGTCCTTTTGTTCTCTGGCCTTGGATAAGACCCTGTTAAGGTTTAATGTAATCTCGGATTCAAACGCTACCTGCCAGGCCCTTACAATACAGCCCGAAATGGAGGTCCTTTCATCGATTCTTTATTCCAAAAAAAATATACCTCATAATCTTCTGCAAGCCTTATTTTTAATGCATGCTCAGGAAACAATAATAGATGATGACAGCAGGATGGTAAGAGAAGCTGACGAATTTATAAAAGATGCAATTGAAGCCCTCGGTGCAATAAGAATATTTTTAAAACAAGTCCCTCTTCTCGACATTACCCGCTACATCAAAAAGGATATCAATTGGATGCCGTATAAACTGACAGGCGGAGAAGATTGGTTTATTTACTTTAAGCAGGCTTGGTATGAGCGCTTCAATCAAAAATGGTCAACTTGGTCATATGAACAAAAAAAGTTTAACATTAAAGTGCAGATGATTAACCTCTTAAAAGTAGGAGACTTAGAATCCATGAAGTTTTGTCCATGGCGGAACTTATGGGTAGAATGTAAGTTCAAAAAAGAACTTCCTTTTTTATTCTTAAAAACATTTTTTTATGCCTTTTATAACGAAAGACTATCTGAAACCCTAAAAACAATCCTGGTAGAAGGCAACTTTTACCGGCATGAAAATTTAAACGAGTACACAACCTCATACAATGTACTTGAACACCGCAAGGGAGAATTTGAAAAGTTTGAAAACCGCCTATCGCCTACAGGAGACATAGGTTCAACATTTGCAAAAATACGTGCAGAAAAAACTGCAACTTTAAAAAATAAAAATCAAATTGAGGGCTTGATGCATACGGTAGAGTCTGAAGCAAAGCAGCTTATAACCTCCAGTATTGACGCTCTAAAATCGATTGAACTGATTTTAACGGGAATCCTTGGGGGCGGAAAAACAAGCTTATACGCAACTATTACTAACTGGGCAGTGATAGCCGGAGTTAACAATAGCCGTTTCCGCGAGGAAGTTGCTGCCGTAAAGGAACAAATACATACAAGCATAAACCTCCTCTCCTTAGCGGAAAAGCTTGAGGCCGAAGCCAGATAA
- a CDS encoding dienelactone hydrolase family protein — protein sequence MNSYLKNEHKTFEGPYDIKAYNDKNMIGFNRVYKKTLDDNKEDKSLSNAENIRGEVTVYIPKKKGKYPLILVSHGWANYKYGFLPIGHYIASYGYAAALFTSKKKTHPKDWLPTYTAVQNLMKEKNEDPAHGLFNSIDIKNIGIVAHSMSGPASFYYASLMPDVKAISAIHPYNGASPFVEILGSSNEELGDEFPKIKSAVLFLTSEVDRTAYPEKTYKFFKNLNKKVPACFLSFKNIKHNAALDIYKTPLSGGYDEEAFQLYARLSVLWFDAFLKGKKESLKNFQINDALFQDIKEQLYTEKDREHEDYPSYDSRNLE from the coding sequence ATGAATTCTTACTTAAAAAACGAACATAAAACCTTTGAAGGTCCCTACGACATAAAAGCCTATAATGACAAAAATATGATAGGTTTTAACCGAGTTTATAAAAAAACCTTGGATGACAACAAAGAGGACAAGAGCCTTTCAAATGCGGAAAATATAAGAGGCGAAGTTACAGTCTATATACCTAAAAAGAAAGGAAAATATCCTCTTATTTTGGTCAGTCATGGCTGGGCTAATTATAAATACGGCTTTTTGCCTATCGGGCACTACATTGCATCATATGGATATGCTGCAGCCCTTTTTACTTCAAAGAAAAAAACACACCCAAAGGATTGGCTTCCAACCTATACTGCTGTACAAAACTTGATGAAGGAAAAAAATGAAGACCCGGCCCACGGTTTATTCAATTCAATCGATATAAAAAACATAGGTATCGTAGCCCATTCAATGAGCGGCCCTGCATCTTTTTATTATGCGAGCCTTATGCCCGATGTCAAAGCTATAAGCGCAATTCATCCTTACAATGGAGCATCTCCGTTTGTCGAAATTTTGGGAAGCTCCAATGAAGAATTGGGCGACGAATTCCCAAAAATTAAAAGCGCCGTTTTATTCTTAACCTCGGAAGTTGATAGGACGGCTTATCCCGAAAAAACCTACAAGTTTTTTAAAAACTTAAATAAAAAAGTCCCTGCATGTTTTCTTTCATTTAAAAATATAAAGCATAACGCAGCCCTGGACATTTATAAGACCCCGCTGTCAGGAGGATATGATGAAGAAGCATTTCAACTTTATGCCCGCCTTTCGGTGTTATGGTTCGATGCATTTTTAAAAGGTAAAAAAGAAAGTTTAAAAAATTTTCAAATAAATGACGCTCTTTTTCAAGATATCAAGGAACAGCTTTATACCGAAAAAGATAGAGAGCACGAAGACTATCCAAGTTATGATTCACGTAATTTAGAATAA